From Parasteatoda tepidariorum isolate YZ-2023 chromosome 1, CAS_Ptep_4.0, whole genome shotgun sequence, one genomic window encodes:
- the LOC107447974 gene encoding spermine synthase — translation MPEARTSMIDLQVDPAILADPTKCSEVIKQVEEVFQPLFISKKSETVLGDSHLVVFSNEDGTLTCIFKSYPFGLVTITFEDCLEESKEFTNPKLEDIRKSLLQHIKCKAEKIPIVKRGSAVPLYFTTADERILEYDFDKVIFLEDSPFQNIKILHSPTLGNCLLLDDLQNLAESDLNYTRGVMKYGTIPYAGKDVLILGGGDGGLLHELLKEKPKFVTMVDIDQMVIDACRLHLRGCCGDSLDNLEGPNYKVIIDDCLKLLDQYKEEGRKFDVIINDLTDIPIATSPQGELWDFVKKIVLKSFAVLKDDGSYLNHALGEGCVEPLKTYENMLLSLPMKVKFESHCAFVPSFMENWVFYEVKKA, via the exons ATGCCAGAAGCCAGAACATCAATGATTGATCTACAAGTTGATCCTGCCATATTAGCTGAtccaa ctaAATGTTCTGAAGTCATAAAACAAGTTGAAGAAGTTTTTCAGCCCCTATTTATTTCTAAGAAGTCTGAAACAGTGCTCGGGGATTCCCATTTAGTTGTTTTTAGCAATGAAGATGGAAc tcttacatgtatttttaaaagttatcccTTTGGCTTAGTTACCATCACTTTTGAAGATTGTTTGGAGGAATCTAAAGAATTTACTAATCCA AAATTAGAAGATATACGAAAAAGTCTTCTGCAGcatataaaatgtaaagctGAAAA aatacCTATTGTTAAAAGAGGATCTGCTGttcctttatattttactaCTGCAGATGAGCGTATTTTAGAAtatgattttgataaagttatttttcttgaagattctccttttcaaaatataaaaatacttcattctCCAACTCTTGGGAACTGCTTGCTACTTGATGATTTGCAAA ATTTAGCagaaagtgatttaaattacaCAAGGGGTGTAATGAAGTATGGTACAATTCCCTATGCAGGAAAGGATGTCCTTATTCTTGGAGGAGGAGATGGTGGTTTGTTACATGAATTACTGaaagaaaaaccaaaatttgTTACAATGGTTGAT ATTGACCAAATGGTTATAGATGCCTGTCGATTACATTTAAGAGGCTGTTGTGGTGATTCTTTAGACAATTTAGAAGGTCCAAATTATaaa GTTATTATCGATGACTGTCTAAAACTTCTTGATCAGTACAAAGAAGAAGGAAGAAAATTTGATGTGATAATCAATGACTTAACAGATATTCCTATTGCTACATCACCTCAAG gaGAATTGTGGGATTTTGTGAAGAAGATTGTACTGAAATCTTTTGCAGTATTAAAGGATGATGGAAGTTATCTTAATcat gctttGGGAGAAGGTTGTGTAGAACctttaaaaacttatgaaaatatgcttttaagtTTACcaatgaaagttaaatttgaaagccACTGTGCATTTGTTCCATCATTTATGGAAAA TTGGGTATTTTATGAAGTCAAGAAGGCCTGA